In Dolichospermum flos-aquae CCAP 1403/13F, the following proteins share a genomic window:
- a CDS encoding adenine-specific methyltransferase EcoRI family protein — protein MARKVQHSLLKKAKQNKNDEFYTQLSDIENELKHYKSHFKNKVVFCNCDDARISNFFNYFASNFAELGIKKLITACYRKQERDLFNTEEVENGFFFEYTGVEGGRIKPSSTDIVHFKGDGDFRSAESIELLKQSDIVVTNPPFSLFREYVAQLIKYDKKFLIIGNINAITYKEIFKLIKEKKAWLGINLGRGIPGFIVPEYYELYGTETRIDSSGNRIVSPNNCLWLTNLDTFKRHEYITLTKRYFGNEIEYPHYDNYDGINVNKTQDIPLDYKGFMGVPITFLHKFNPDQFEIIKFRKGNDEKDLSINGKCPYFRILIKNKRILTELSNNRGIPQVR, from the coding sequence ATGGCAAGAAAAGTACAGCACTCTTTGTTGAAAAAAGCAAAACAAAACAAAAATGACGAGTTTTATACACAGCTTTCAGATATAGAAAATGAGTTAAAACATTATAAAAGTCATTTTAAAAATAAAGTAGTTTTTTGTAATTGCGATGATGCTCGGATTAGCAATTTTTTTAATTACTTCGCATCAAATTTCGCAGAATTGGGTATTAAAAAATTAATAACAGCTTGTTATAGAAAACAAGAAAGGGATTTGTTTAATACCGAAGAAGTTGAAAATGGTTTTTTCTTTGAATATACAGGTGTAGAGGGAGGAAGAATTAAACCAAGTTCAACTGACATCGTTCATTTTAAAGGTGATGGCGATTTTCGTAGTGCTGAAAGTATCGAACTATTAAAGCAATCCGATATTGTTGTTACTAATCCTCCATTTTCATTATTTAGGGAGTATGTGGCTCAATTAATTAAATACGATAAAAAATTCTTAATAATTGGCAATATTAATGCTATCACCTATAAAGAAATATTTAAGTTAATTAAGGAAAAAAAGGCGTGGTTAGGAATAAACCTTGGTAGAGGTATTCCAGGTTTTATTGTCCCCGAATACTATGAACTCTATGGCACAGAGACTAGGATTGATAGCTCTGGAAATAGAATAGTTTCTCCAAACAATTGTCTATGGTTAACTAATTTAGACACTTTTAAACGACACGAATATATTACTCTCACAAAGAGATATTTTGGAAACGAAATTGAATACCCCCATTATGACAACTATGATGGTATTAATGTGAATAAAACACAAGACATACCATTAGACTACAAAGGATTTATGGGTGTACCCATAACATTTCTACATAAATTCAATCCCGATCAGTTTGAAATAATTAAATTCAGAAAAGGGAATGATGAAAAAGATTTGTCAATAAATGGAAAATGTCCATATTTTAGGATTCTAATCAAGAATAAACGAATATTGACTGAATTATCTAACAATAGAGGAATACCACAAGTGCGATAG
- a CDS encoding EcoRI family type II restriction endonuclease — MRLTAISANYGMPINTNLCKNKFVKHHDKTIMLQAASIYTQGNGEKWDEKKMFDIMIEVSKSSLKALGSEIFNQITNN; from the coding sequence CTGCGATTAACTGCGATCTCTGCAAATTATGGAATGCCAATTAACACTAATTTGTGTAAAAATAAATTTGTTAAGCATCATGATAAAACAATTATGCTTCAAGCAGCTTCAATTTATACACAAGGAAATGGAGAAAAATGGGATGAAAAAAAAATGTTTGATATTATGATTGAAGTGTCTAAGTCCTCTCTTAAGGCATTAGGTAGTGAAATATTTAACCAAATTACCAATAACTAA
- a CDS encoding type II toxin-antitoxin system PemK/MazF family toxin gives MSVQRSEIYFVNLNPVQGREQAGERPVLVLSVDAINQLPLVVTVVVGTKGTNITKNYPTNVRCLPEETGLLIETVFLCFQIRSLDLKRFPSQPSGKLSDAKMQDIETVVRYCLGL, from the coding sequence ATGAGCGTTCAGCGATCTGAAATTTACTTCGTCAATCTTAATCCAGTTCAAGGTAGAGAACAAGCAGGAGAGCGTCCTGTTTTAGTGCTTTCTGTAGATGCTATTAATCAATTACCATTAGTTGTTACAGTAGTTGTTGGTACAAAAGGAACAAATATCACCAAAAACTACCCAACAAATGTGAGGTGTTTACCTGAAGAAACTGGATTATTAATCGAGACAGTATTTCTATGCTTTCAAATTCGTTCACTTGATTTAAAGCGTTTTCCTAGCCAGCCTTCTGGCAAACTCTCAGATGCTAAAATGCAGGACATAGAAACCGTAGTTCGCTATTGTTTGGGACTTTAG
- a CDS encoding type II toxin-antitoxin system VapC family toxin → MSETVYIETSILGYLTARSTKNLILAANMEITKDWWESRRSAFTLYTSEAVLDEVAQGDAAIAAQRLEILRDFPLLTLNQAVQGLAAQFLTRSNLPPKAKVDAIHIAAATVHGMDYLLTWNCKHIANAQIQGKLAEISLDFGYVLPILCTPNELMGD, encoded by the coding sequence ATGAGTGAAACTGTCTATATTGAAACCAGCATCTTAGGATATCTCACAGCTAGATCAACAAAAAACCTGATTCTGGCTGCAAATATGGAGATCACAAAAGACTGGTGGGAATCTCGTCGAAGCGCCTTCACTCTTTATACTTCAGAGGCAGTATTAGACGAAGTGGCACAGGGCGATGCTGCGATCGCCGCTCAACGACTAGAGATTCTACGTGATTTTCCCTTATTGACATTGAATCAAGCTGTACAAGGTTTAGCCGCACAATTCCTGACTCGAAGCAATCTGCCTCCAAAAGCAAAAGTTGATGCAATCCACATTGCCGCCGCAACCGTCCACGGCATGGATTATCTGCTAACATGGAATTGTAAGCATATTGCTAATGCTCAAATCCAGGGAAAGTTGGCGGAGATTAGTCTCGATTTTGGCTATGTTCTGCCTATCCTTTGCACACCCAACGAACTCATGGGAGATTAG
- a CDS encoding DUF5615 family PIN-like protein — MRILLDECAPRPLKRQLAEYDIKTVVEMGWSGKKNGELLRLMNQEGFTILLTTDQNLRYQQNLQQAVVAVVVLVAQSNKLADLLPLLPDARKVLNTIVPGAVIEVGGL; from the coding sequence ATGCGAATCCTGCTTGATGAATGCGCTCCACGTCCCTTAAAGCGTCAACTTGCGGAATATGACATAAAAACAGTTGTTGAGATGGGATGGTCAGGAAAAAAGAACGGTGAATTGCTGCGACTTATGAATCAAGAGGGCTTCACGATTCTGCTCACTACAGATCAAAATTTACGCTATCAGCAAAACTTACAGCAAGCGGTCGTGGCAGTTGTTGTTCTTGTAGCGCAGAGTAATAAACTTGCTGATTTACTTCCTTTGTTGCCAGATGCTCGTAAAGTTTTAAATACAATTGTTCCGGGAGCAGTAATTGAGGTTGGTGGTTTGTGA
- a CDS encoding DUF433 domain-containing protein, which yields MALTSRIIHSDPDILGGIPVFVGTRVPIKTLLDYLEAGDSLEVFLDHFPSVTHKQAIAALELAKEMLTAYANPA from the coding sequence ATGGCATTAACATCACGTATTATTCATAGCGACCCTGATATTCTAGGGGGAATACCTGTTTTTGTGGGAACTCGTGTACCAATAAAAACCCTGCTTGATTACCTTGAGGCTGGGGATTCATTAGAGGTATTTCTAGACCACTTCCCTAGTGTCACACATAAACAGGCGATCGCGGCTCTTGAATTAGCAAAGGAAATGCTGACAGCTTATGCGAATCCTGCTTGA
- a CDS encoding ParE family toxin-like protein — translation MHYTTRRFWKCYDDLPPQVQETADQCYELLKADPSHPSLHFKKIGKKYWSVRAGLDYRALGVEVESGISWFWIGTHAEYDKLIGKL, via the coding sequence ATGCACTACACAACGCGAAGATTTTGGAAGTGCTATGACGATTTGCCCCCTCAAGTTCAGGAAACAGCAGATCAGTGTTACGAACTTTTGAAAGCTGATCCATCTCATCCATCATTACACTTCAAGAAGATTGGTAAAAAATACTGGTCAGTTCGAGCAGGATTAGACTATCGGGCTTTAGGAGTTGAGGTAGAAAGCGGTATTTCTTGGTTTTGGATAGGAACTCACGCAGAATATGACAAGCTCATTGGTAAGCTTTAA
- a CDS encoding toxin-antitoxin system TumE family protein, whose product MLIEDYFQQIQLLVESSEIVKIFKIESEKRGIYEGLIRGKIDFEDNSLLHLREFVYVEISIDRKMYSYQYMNSENKLIFRYDNTEHHRKLNLPTFPHHKHDGSEDNVIKSDAPFLNEVLNEVKKILG is encoded by the coding sequence TTGTTAATTGAAGATTATTTTCAACAGATTCAGCTTTTAGTTGAATCTTCAGAAATTGTCAAAATATTCAAGATTGAAAGTGAAAAAAGAGGAATATATGAAGGCTTGATCAGAGGAAAAATTGATTTTGAAGATAATTCTTTGCTGCATTTACGAGAATTTGTCTATGTTGAAATCTCCATAGATCGAAAAATGTATAGTTATCAATATATGAATTCAGAAAATAAACTAATTTTTCGTTATGACAATACTGAACATCATCGAAAATTAAATCTCCCTACTTTTCCTCATCATAAACATGATGGAAGTGAGGATAATGTGATTAAATCAGATGCTCCTTTTTTAAATGAGGTACTCAATGAGGTTAAAAAAATATTAGGATAG
- a CDS encoding DUF6036 family nucleotidyltransferase, translating into MRANIDTQKLERLMQVLGREAQGSGCIYFTGGASALLIGWRNSTVDVDIRLDPEPPGIFQAIAKLKQELNINIELASPQDFLPPLPGWRDRSVFIGKQGQISFYHYDFTAQALAKLSRGFDRDIKDIEAMYKQKLFSLNDLRNSFEAITPEIIRFPSLNPDILRSRIEKFIERCENNLEENQS; encoded by the coding sequence ATGCGTGCAAACATTGACACTCAGAAGTTAGAACGTCTGATGCAAGTTTTAGGTAGAGAAGCCCAGGGTTCAGGCTGTATCTACTTTACAGGAGGAGCTAGTGCGCTACTAATTGGATGGCGCAACTCCACAGTTGATGTTGATATTCGTTTAGATCCTGAACCGCCAGGTATTTTTCAGGCTATTGCCAAACTCAAACAAGAATTAAACATTAATATCGAATTAGCATCTCCCCAGGACTTCTTACCACCTCTTCCAGGATGGCGTGATAGAAGCGTATTCATTGGCAAACAAGGTCAAATTTCGTTTTATCACTATGATTTTACTGCCCAAGCTCTTGCTAAACTATCCAGGGGATTTGACCGTGATATTAAAGATATTGAAGCCATGTACAAACAGAAATTATTCTCTTTGAATGATTTACGGAATAGTTTTGAAGCAATTACACCGGAAATAATCAGATTTCCCTCTCTAAACCCTGATATCCTTAGAAGTAGAATTGAAAAATTTATTGAACGTTGTGAAAATAACCTGGAGGAAAATCAATCATGA
- a CDS encoding aspartyl protease family protein — translation MVDAQRFPYKIIDSSLGMVDRMPHLPLTLGYHGHSLKVEGLLDTGASVNVLPYEIGKQLGFIWENETLSVILAGNLAQFEARAVVVDAQVGSFPTINPAFAWTQATNVPLILGQANFFFEFDVCFFRARSEFEIRPKRVG, via the coding sequence ATGGTTGACGCTCAAAGATTTCCCTACAAAATTATTGACAGTAGCCTGGGTATGGTGGATAGAATGCCCCATCTGCCTTTGACCCTCGGTTATCACGGTCATTCCTTGAAGGTTGAAGGCTTATTGGACACAGGCGCAAGTGTGAATGTTTTGCCCTACGAAATAGGAAAGCAACTAGGTTTTATCTGGGAGAATGAGACACTCTCGGTTATATTGGCAGGAAATTTGGCTCAATTTGAAGCTCGCGCAGTTGTTGTTGATGCTCAAGTTGGTTCATTCCCAACTATTAACCCGGCATTTGCCTGGACACAAGCAACCAACGTGCCTTTGATCTTAGGACAGGCTAATTTCTTCTTTGAGTTTGATGTCTGCTTCTTCCGTGCGCGTTCTGAGTTTGAAATTCGCCCCAAGCGGGTTGGCTAA
- a CDS encoding peptidoglycan-binding protein, producing the protein MTTAKKVLSIAASQLGISESPTGTNRVKYNEWYGINGIPWCATFVSWVLDKAGLTELRGVQNERGSAYCPYIEEYYRQQGRWQSVPQVGAIVLFDWGGDGVSDHIGFVERVINLREVITIEGNTSVIDNSNGGQVQRRSRSSSQIRGYGIPLYQGENGPLDLNELSYEELGEPQLYLTSPMINGVIVKHVQKRLLQLGYSVGVDGSDGFYGSDTEAAVKLFQKAKGLEVDGWVGRNTWTALFKV; encoded by the coding sequence ATGACTACAGCCAAAAAGGTTCTTAGCATCGCTGCGTCCCAGTTAGGGATATCCGAGAGTCCAACCGGTACTAACCGTGTTAAGTACAATGAATGGTATGGGATAAATGGTATTCCTTGGTGTGCTACCTTCGTCAGTTGGGTGCTTGATAAAGCTGGATTAACTGAGCTTCGGGGGGTGCAAAACGAACGCGGCTCTGCCTATTGTCCGTATATTGAGGAGTATTATCGCCAGCAAGGACGCTGGCAAAGTGTGCCTCAAGTTGGGGCAATCGTTTTGTTTGATTGGGGTGGCGATGGGGTATCCGATCACATTGGTTTTGTGGAACGAGTGATAAATCTAAGAGAAGTAATTACCATCGAAGGCAATACCTCGGTTATCGACAACAGCAATGGCGGACAAGTTCAACGCCGATCACGCTCTTCATCTCAGATCCGTGGCTACGGAATACCTCTCTATCAAGGTGAGAATGGCCCATTGGATTTGAACGAGCTGTCTTATGAGGAACTTGGGGAACCTCAACTTTATCTCACCTCACCAATGATCAATGGAGTGATTGTTAAGCACGTTCAAAAACGCTTGCTTCAGTTGGGTTATTCAGTTGGAGTAGATGGTTCTGACGGTTTTTATGGAAGCGATACTGAAGCGGCAGTGAAGCTTTTCCAAAAAGCAAAAGGGTTAGAAGTTGACGGCTGGGTTGGTCGCAATACCTGGACGGCTCTTTTTAAGGTCTAA
- a CDS encoding NACHT domain-containing protein, whose translation MTDDNFVNISGGNVQGFIQENHGTVTQNFIYQVSEWISPQSSGTEQSLNQEEYRQRTVLLSKVKEYWIKGVLEKSLHTKAMIELGLEKRSDAVERPFSGFEELPEESRQILPTGTGATEVFNQIGEGRTLLILGEPGAGKTITLLKLAQNLIARAEGGLSRLIPVVFNLSSWGNKRQTIADWLVQELWSKYQVPKEVGKGWVKNQKLLLLLDGLDEVKADRREACVEAINQFTQKHGQTEMVVCSRIADYEVLSNRLQLRGAIYIRSLTPEQVNQYLDTAGEQLGAVKTLLTEDTTLQELAKSPLTLSIMTLAYQGKRVEELRQTGSVEARREHLFNSYIERMFKRKGVNQQYPKDQAIHWLTWLAQRMSQASQSVFLIEQMQPTWLQTKAQDRLYRFGSMLVGGLLIVLILWPIYACDPLRQYGSSAWAKIMDSPFKGELFPNALRLGLVLGLIFGWGKAEIKTFETLTWPWKKTWKDLFSGLLSGLKLGLIFSLILSPIYGLLISSRVSPFDVGTVFANYGTDLPGLKWGIGYGLSLGMSLGLTLGLINALKGSEIEAKTIPNQGIWRSAMNVGVTGFINWLIFVPIYWFYTRLIIIVYKEWIFKISAWGESSLVDLITPGLRWGLMLGLIFGGGLACIRHFTLRLILHRNNYIPWNYARFLDYASDRIFLQKVGGGYIFVHRMLLEHFARMNGM comes from the coding sequence ATGACTGACGATAATTTTGTTAACATCTCTGGCGGTAATGTTCAGGGGTTTATCCAAGAAAATCATGGAACTGTCACTCAAAACTTCATTTACCAAGTATCTGAATGGATTAGTCCGCAATCATCCGGTACGGAACAGTCCTTAAATCAGGAGGAATATCGCCAGAGGACAGTTTTACTCAGTAAAGTCAAAGAATATTGGATTAAAGGGGTCTTAGAAAAGTCATTGCATACCAAGGCAATGATTGAACTTGGTTTGGAAAAGCGATCAGATGCAGTAGAGCGTCCGTTTAGTGGCTTCGAGGAACTACCAGAAGAGTCCAGACAAATTTTGCCCACAGGGACAGGCGCAACTGAGGTCTTCAATCAAATAGGAGAGGGACGAACGCTGTTGATTTTGGGAGAACCAGGGGCTGGTAAAACCATAACCCTCCTGAAACTGGCACAGAATTTGATTGCTCGTGCTGAAGGAGGTTTGAGTCGGCTGATTCCAGTGGTGTTTAACTTATCTTCTTGGGGGAATAAACGGCAAACGATTGCTGATTGGCTCGTACAAGAACTGTGGAGCAAATACCAAGTTCCCAAAGAAGTTGGTAAGGGCTGGGTTAAAAATCAAAAACTGCTACTGCTGCTGGATGGTCTAGACGAGGTAAAGGCAGATCGGCGGGAAGCCTGCGTCGAAGCTATCAACCAATTTACGCAAAAGCATGGGCAGACTGAGATGGTGGTCTGTAGTCGGATTGCAGACTATGAAGTTCTTTCTAACCGTCTGCAATTACGAGGCGCGATCTACATCCGCTCTCTGACTCCTGAGCAGGTTAACCAATATTTAGACACTGCTGGTGAACAATTAGGAGCAGTCAAAACTTTGCTGACTGAAGATACCACACTGCAAGAGCTAGCAAAGTCTCCTCTAACGCTTAGTATCATGACTCTGGCTTATCAAGGCAAAAGGGTGGAAGAACTACGTCAAACAGGTTCGGTGGAAGCACGTCGTGAACACCTGTTTAATTCTTATATTGAACGGATGTTCAAGCGAAAGGGAGTTAATCAGCAATACCCGAAAGATCAGGCAATACACTGGCTAACTTGGCTGGCACAACGGATGTCTCAAGCTTCTCAATCTGTCTTTTTAATTGAGCAAATGCAGCCGACTTGGTTGCAGACAAAGGCTCAGGATAGACTTTATCGATTTGGAAGTATGCTGGTTGGAGGACTTCTTATAGTTTTGATATTGTGGCCAATTTATGCATGTGATCCACTTCGGCAGTATGGTTCTAGTGCTTGGGCTAAAATTATGGATAGCCCATTTAAAGGTGAGTTGTTTCCTAATGCTTTGAGGTTGGGGCTAGTTTTAGGACTAATTTTCGGATGGGGTAAAGCAGAAATTAAAACATTTGAGACTCTGACATGGCCTTGGAAAAAAACATGGAAGGATTTGTTTAGTGGACTACTTTCTGGACTGAAGTTGGGTCTGATATTTTCGTTAATTTTGTCACCAATATATGGACTTTTGATAAGTTCTCGTGTCTCGCCTTTTGATGTGGGTACAGTGTTTGCAAACTATGGAACGGATTTACCGGGATTGAAGTGGGGGATAGGGTATGGACTGAGTTTGGGGATGAGTTTGGGGCTGACTTTGGGGCTGATTAATGCTCTCAAAGGCTCTGAAATAGAAGCTAAAACTATTCCCAACCAGGGCATTTGGAGATCAGCTATGAATGTTGGAGTTACCGGGTTTATCAACTGGCTAATTTTTGTTCCAATTTATTGGTTTTATACACGGTTGATTATTATTGTTTATAAGGAGTGGATTTTCAAGATATCGGCTTGGGGGGAAAGCTCGCTGGTCGATTTAATAACTCCTGGGCTGAGATGGGGATTGATGTTGGGGTTAATTTTTGGTGGTGGACTAGCCTGCATCAGACATTTTACCTTGCGTCTCATCCTTCACCGCAACAATTATATCCCTTGGAACTATGCCCGCTTCCTTGATTACGCCAGCGATCGCATTTTTCTGCAAAAAGTTGGTGGCGGTTATATCTTCGTCCATCGGATGCTGCTGGAACATTTTGCTCGGATGAATGGAATGTAA
- a CDS encoding site-specific integrase, giving the protein MDGQNQGNCEEKYSTSTQEYANADSRDWFADMFADFEPQNTTDGSYRGTMAKIKATELQYQAVFEQKLIATNNNLKRERIRVGIKQTGNSLQLRATLPLKPGDYSLGKTKKQYDLSLGIPANLEGLKTAIEESYELGKLIARHTFEWNEKYLGIKSREKQEIKTIGELLDKFNEKYYQTRQKTITSENTFANYISVIKRNLTLTNLATKENFEEVINSFQGNKKNELIAVTSVLIKTFNLGFQLDVKRDHVTPAYREIPDDDKIISGFYLFEKFALNRKNTNITDEIDTWEMWRWVYGMLATYGLRPRELFVEPDINWWISPQNIDQTWKVNKNTKTGYREVIPFVTEWIELFDLKNPKPLNILERKVEKIASVQNINWMRRDISRWFRKVGIEFQPYDLRHGCAIRAHLQGIPIKAAADNLGHTVDEHTKTYQRWFGIENRKKAFGEVISQRSLIELQKNEILALRMENERLKLEVEKFKFSDNI; this is encoded by the coding sequence ATGGACGGACAAAATCAGGGTAATTGCGAGGAGAAATATTCCACATCTACACAGGAATATGCAAATGCAGACTCAAGGGACTGGTTCGCAGATATGTTTGCAGATTTTGAGCCGCAGAACACCACAGACGGTAGCTATAGAGGAACAATGGCGAAAATTAAAGCAACGGAATTACAGTATCAAGCAGTTTTTGAACAGAAGTTAATTGCAACTAATAATAATTTAAAAAGAGAGAGAATAAGAGTTGGTATTAAACAAACTGGCAATTCTCTCCAATTACGAGCTACTTTACCTTTAAAACCAGGAGATTACAGTTTAGGTAAGACAAAAAAGCAGTATGATTTATCTCTAGGAATACCCGCAAATTTAGAGGGATTAAAAACAGCAATTGAAGAAAGTTATGAATTGGGTAAATTAATTGCTCGTCATACTTTTGAGTGGAATGAGAAGTATTTAGGAATTAAATCGAGAGAGAAACAAGAGATCAAAACAATTGGCGAATTATTAGATAAATTTAATGAAAAATATTATCAAACCCGTCAGAAAACTATCACCAGTGAAAATACTTTTGCTAACTATATATCTGTCATTAAAAGAAACTTGACTCTCACCAATTTAGCGACAAAAGAAAATTTTGAGGAAGTTATTAATTCATTTCAGGGTAATAAAAAAAATGAACTAATAGCAGTAACTTCTGTTTTGATAAAAACTTTTAATTTAGGATTTCAACTTGATGTTAAACGGGATCATGTCACTCCTGCTTATCGAGAAATACCCGATGATGATAAAATCATATCTGGTTTTTACCTCTTTGAAAAATTCGCCCTCAACCGCAAAAATACAAACATTACTGATGAAATAGATACCTGGGAAATGTGGCGTTGGGTATATGGAATGTTGGCAACTTATGGGTTAAGACCAAGGGAATTATTTGTAGAACCGGATATTAATTGGTGGATATCTCCCCAAAATATAGATCAGACTTGGAAAGTGAATAAAAATACTAAAACTGGATATAGAGAAGTTATTCCCTTTGTGACTGAATGGATAGAATTATTTGATTTAAAAAATCCTAAACCGTTAAATATTTTAGAAAGAAAAGTTGAAAAAATTGCCTCTGTACAAAATATTAATTGGATGCGAAGAGATATATCCAGATGGTTTAGAAAGGTGGGAATTGAGTTTCAACCTTATGATTTACGGCATGGTTGTGCAATTCGAGCGCATCTTCAGGGAATACCAATTAAAGCAGCAGCAGACAATTTAGGTCATACTGTTGATGAACATACAAAAACCTATCAAAGATGGTTTGGGATTGAAAATAGGAAAAAAGCCTTTGGTGAGGTAATTAGTCAAAGGTCGTTAATTGAGTTGCAGAAGAATGAAATATTGGCGCTACGGATGGAGAATGAAAGGTTAAAGTTGGAGGTGGAAAAGTTTAAATTCTCGGATAATATCTAA
- a CDS encoding SET domain-containing protein, whose translation MLVFRDTETKGRGIFAQQEFATGDLIERAAVIVIPKQQIKLITKTVLLNYYFGWHGESGAIGLGFASLFNHSYHPNAVYIKNFAKNVIDIVAHQYIREGQEITINYNGQVDDISPVWFDVEE comes from the coding sequence ATGCTAGTATTTCGTGATACAGAGACTAAAGGTAGAGGTATATTTGCCCAGCAAGAGTTTGCTACAGGAGATTTAATTGAAAGAGCCGCTGTGATTGTGATTCCTAAACAGCAAATTAAGTTAATTACTAAAACAGTGTTATTAAATTATTATTTTGGTTGGCATGGAGAAAGCGGGGCAATAGGTTTAGGTTTTGCTTCTCTTTTTAATCATTCTTATCATCCCAATGCGGTTTATATTAAGAATTTTGCTAAAAATGTCATTGATATTGTTGCTCATCAATATATTCGGGAAGGGCAGGAAATTACGATTAATTATAATGGGCAGGTTGATGATATTTCCCCTGTGTGGTTTGATGTAGAAGAGTAG
- a CDS encoding hydrogenase maturation protease: protein MLTIIGCGNLNRNDDAVGVIIVQRLQQYLAQNPHPNIRVFDSGTAGMEVMFQARGSEKLIILDASCTGSEPGAIFKVPGKELEALPEPSYNLHDFRWDHALAAGRKIFLDDFPQEVIVYLIEAANLDFGLELSPVVQHSADLVFAELITVIQQNVMA, encoded by the coding sequence ATGCTAACTATCATTGGCTGTGGCAATCTCAATCGGAATGATGATGCTGTCGGCGTAATTATCGTCCAACGTTTACAGCAATATCTCGCCCAAAATCCTCACCCCAACATCCGCGTTTTCGATAGTGGAACTGCGGGCATGGAAGTGATGTTTCAAGCCAGAGGTAGTGAAAAATTAATTATTCTGGATGCCAGTTGCACAGGTTCAGAACCAGGTGCTATATTTAAAGTCCCAGGGAAAGAACTAGAAGCACTGCCCGAACCTAGTTACAACTTACATGATTTTCGTTGGGATCATGCCTTGGCTGCTGGGAGAAAAATCTTTTTAGATGATTTTCCTCAAGAGGTGATAGTCTATTTGATTGAAGCTGCAAATCTGGATTTTGGGCTGGAATTAAGTCCTGTTGTTCAACATTCTGCTGATTTAGTTTTTGCCGAACTAATTACAGTTATCCAACAAAATGTTATGGCTTAA
- the psb29 gene encoding photosystem II biogenesis protein Psp29: MNNVRTVSDTKRTFYTLHTRPINTIYRRVVEELMVEMHLLSVNVDFSYDAIYALGVVTTFDRFMDGYQPEQDKESIFRAICQAVEQDPQSYRQDASRLQALAASLPAKDLIASLSQASPLNQDADLQKQLEAVAANSNFKYSRLFGVGLFALLVQSDPELVKNNEQRAEALKAISNGLHISEDKLIKDLELYSSNLEKMAQALIVMADILTADRKKRDALKQA; this comes from the coding sequence GTGAATAACGTCCGTACAGTATCTGATACAAAAAGAACCTTTTACACTCTTCATACCAGGCCGATTAATACTATTTACCGCCGGGTAGTGGAGGAGTTGATGGTAGAAATGCACCTACTATCAGTCAATGTTGATTTTAGCTACGATGCGATTTATGCCTTGGGCGTTGTCACAACTTTTGACCGCTTCATGGATGGCTACCAACCAGAACAGGACAAAGAGTCAATTTTCCGAGCAATCTGTCAGGCTGTGGAACAAGACCCCCAGAGCTACCGACAAGATGCCTCCAGATTGCAAGCTTTAGCTGCCAGTTTACCAGCTAAGGATTTGATTGCTAGTTTAAGTCAAGCAAGTCCCCTCAATCAAGATGCAGATTTGCAAAAGCAACTAGAAGCGGTGGCCGCAAATTCCAACTTTAAATATAGTCGTTTATTTGGCGTTGGTTTATTTGCATTATTAGTCCAGTCAGATCCTGAACTTGTCAAAAACAATGAGCAAAGGGCTGAAGCACTAAAAGCAATCTCTAACGGGTTACATATCTCTGAAGATAAACTCATCAAAGATTTAGAACTATACAGTTCTAACCTGGAAAAAATGGCGCAAGCACTCATAGTCATGGCAGATATTTTGACAGCAGATCGGAAAAAACGCGATGCTTTAAAGCAAGCCTAA